Below is a window of Nomascus leucogenys isolate Asia unplaced genomic scaffold, Asia_NLE_v1 Super-Scaffold_285, whole genome shotgun sequence DNA.
GATGGTCTATAAGGTTGgagctcttttaaaaaaagtgcGTTACATTCCCATTTTAATGTGGCATTTTGGATATTTACTGAtctccttcctgctttcttctttcttttcttctttcctttcttcctcccctcctcctgttcttcctcctcctgcatCTCTTCCTTCCCCGGTCAAGAAAAGGCCTGGGGCTGGAGTAGGGGTGGGTAGACGGTTCTGATCTCTGTTCTTCCCACCTATTTAGAGAGAAGTGCGAGTATTCAGCTCACCTTGCAGCCGAGACAGACCATGCCTTACCAGCTTCTTGCAGCTTTACgatgagtctctctctgtttcacaGGGCAGTTATTACTCATGATTGATGCTCATCGGCCAAGCCTAAACGTGTGGCACACTCCCcataccacacacagacacaaacatctGCGTGGCTCACATGAACTGGGATGAGGATGCCATTTCCACCTGGGAGGAGCCACGTGACCAGGCATTCTCAGTAGCCTCCACTGGTGTCAGGGGGAACAGGGCATTCGGCTGTTGCCAGTCTGCCTTTCCAGGACTAGCATCCATGGAAGATGGGGTCCATCGCCAACCTGTGAAGATGTGGGAGGTGAGCCCCTCATTCCAGAGCCAGAGGCTGTGGCCGGCTTCCCCTTCCCATCTCCAACCTGGGCTAATGACAGCTGGCAGATGCCTGGCCATGATGACAGGTCTTTTCGAAGATGTATTTTTACCCTCTGGATAAACAGCAGTTGGCAGGAGTGGGGCGTTTTTATGAGTTGAGGTACTCAGGACTGGAAAATAAACAGCCAGTTAATGAGCCGGTCTTATGGAAACTTGcataaataataacaaagaaaacatcCCGTCCCTTGTGCCTGGGTGAGGGGATATAAAAGCAGCCATCCAGCTGGCTGGCCACGGTCAGTCGTGGGGAACTCTGGCTGCATTACTGACCTGCGAGCTGACGGGCCCGGACCATGGGGTGCTGCCCGGGGGACTGCTTCACCTGCTGCACCCAGGAGCAAAACTGCTGTGAAGAGTGCTGCTGTCAGCCGgcctgctgtggctgctgtgactGCTGTGGCTCCTGCTGTGGCTGCGGCGGCTCTGGCTGTGGGGGCTCTGGCTGCGGGGGCTCTGGCTGCGGGGGCAGCTGCTGCGGATCGTCTTGCTGTGGATCTGGCTGCGGAGGCTGCGGGGGTGGCTGCTGTGGATCCAGTTGCTGTGGGTCCAGTTGCTGCGGCTCCGGGTGCTGTGGGCCTGTCTGCTGCCAGCCCACACCTATATGCGACACAAAATGAAGACCTTTCCCTCCACCACTGATGCAGTCCCACTGAAAGCCTCCATCTGCTCCAGGGGGACAGCCCCTCGTGTCCAGAACCTTCCATACCTGCAAGACAGTGTCTTGTCTTTCTGTGATTTGTAGAGGAGGGCTTGTTCTCCAATGCCTGCTCTGGTATTTCAAGGCACTGAGAACAAGAGCCATACTCTGATGAAACATTGAAACTCGGTCACAACAAAGTGATCCCAAGCTCAAGGGTGAATCCCCAATACTTTATTTATTCACATGAAGTTCAATGTCTTATACTATAAGACATACTCTTCTTCAAGGCGTCTTTGGGACTGATCCTCTGCCCTGGCTTTCTGCTGCTTTTGAGATGCAAAAAAAGTCCACCTTCTTTGTGAGCCTTAATAAATTTGAGCATGCTGGCATAACCTAATTAGTTCTCTTGCCTCTTCCTTGACCTCCTGCTGAGGACTGGGTTAGAAAAATTCACTCTGGCATCTGCCTTAGGGTTTTTGAAATGTGGTTTGTGGAtcacctgcatcagaatcacctgggagcttgttaaaactGGAGATTCTGAGGCCTTCCCTAAGACATACAGAATCAGAATCCACCAAAGTGTGGCCTGGGAATCTGTGTTTTTAACAAGAACCTTAGATAATTCTTAtgcactgaagtttgagaaccatagATCTAGACGGAAGCTTCCGTGTGCTgcatgagagtcacttgaaaagcttttaaaaatatagatccTTGGTTTTATCACTGGAGATTTTACCCATTAGCTCTAGGGCCTAGAGTCCCTAGGgacctgcatttttaaaagctcctggGTGAATGCTGATGCTGGCCACATTTAATGGCGATTGAGGGGCATGGCTTTCTTCTGCACTA
It encodes the following:
- the LOC105739113 gene encoding keratin-associated protein 17-1, with the protein product MGCCPGDCFTCCTQEQNCCEECCCQPACCGCCDCCGSCCGCGGSGCGGSGCGGSGCGGSCCGSSCCGSGCGGCGGGCCGSSCCGSSCCGSGCCGPVCCQPTPICDTK